A window of the Streptosporangiales bacterium genome harbors these coding sequences:
- a CDS encoding SOS response-associated peptidase, with translation MCGRYANTKARVDVEALYGARHARGEELPPSWNVAPADPVYGVVDAHSTAGPGRELGVYRWGLVPWFMKDAKAGARMINARGETLLDKPAYRQAAAQRRLL, from the coding sequence ATGTGCGGTCGCTACGCCAACACCAAGGCCCGCGTCGACGTCGAGGCGCTCTACGGCGCCCGCCACGCGCGCGGCGAGGAGCTGCCGCCGAGCTGGAACGTGGCCCCGGCCGACCCGGTGTATGGCGTTGTCGACGCGCACAGCACTGCCGGTCCCGGCCGCGAGCTCGGTGTCTACCGTTGGGGTCTGGTGCCGTGGTTCATGAAGGACGCTAAGGCCGGCGCGCGGATGATCAACGCCCGCGGCGAGACGCTGCTCGACAAGCCGGCGTACCGGCAGGCCGCCGCGCAGCGCCGGCTGCTGTT
- a CDS encoding hydantoinase B/oxoprolinase family protein, with translation MTDQSARHATRLDLVALEVARHRLESVAEEVGTALIRTSYSPNIKDRRDCSAGIYAPDGELIAQAEHIPLHLGLMPSLINAAVADVGRSQLRPGDVLITNNPYLGGSHLPDTCVITPVHDGDELVALVANMAHHVDVGGSTPGSMAADTTEIFQEGIRIPPMKLIAGGRPRSDVLRLLMANVRTHEKTRGDLMAQVAANELGARRLRELVAEWGVQGLHEACLALVEYAERRTRAALAELPDGTGTFTDYLEHTGTRRADIPIVATARKNGGELDVDLTASADQVDGAVNCSSAIAEACIAYVVKMLTDPTLPSNAGLLRPITVTTRPGSVVSARFPAPVANGNTQTAQRIVDVLLGACQAIVPGRVPAASSGSMSIVTVGGRHPRTGEYFSYVETYGGGQGAHPLLAGADAVHTHMTNTRNTPCEVIEREYPLLVRRYEVARDTGGAGRHRGGAGLIRELELTEGEAVTVVATARVDRQPWGLDGGEPGRPAVVRAVLDGEEVELPAMSRLTLSAGDRVHIQTAGGGGYGLA, from the coding sequence ATGACGGACCAGTCCGCGCGACACGCCACCCGACTGGACCTGGTGGCCTTGGAGGTGGCCAGGCACCGGCTGGAATCGGTCGCGGAAGAAGTCGGCACGGCGCTCATCCGCACCTCGTACTCACCGAACATCAAGGACAGGCGCGACTGCTCCGCCGGCATCTACGCACCCGACGGGGAGCTGATCGCGCAAGCCGAACACATCCCACTCCACCTCGGGTTGATGCCGTCGCTGATCAACGCGGCGGTCGCCGACGTCGGCAGGTCACAGCTACGGCCGGGCGACGTGCTCATCACCAACAACCCGTACCTCGGCGGGTCCCATCTGCCCGACACCTGCGTCATCACGCCGGTGCACGACGGCGACGAACTGGTGGCGTTGGTCGCGAACATGGCCCACCACGTCGACGTGGGCGGGAGTACTCCGGGGTCGATGGCCGCCGACACGACCGAGATCTTCCAGGAGGGCATCAGGATCCCGCCGATGAAGCTGATCGCCGGCGGCCGGCCGCGCTCCGACGTACTACGGCTGCTGATGGCCAACGTCCGCACGCACGAGAAGACCCGGGGCGACCTGATGGCTCAGGTCGCCGCCAACGAGCTCGGTGCCCGTCGCCTCCGTGAGCTCGTCGCCGAGTGGGGTGTCCAGGGCCTGCACGAGGCATGTCTCGCGCTCGTCGAGTACGCGGAACGGCGCACCCGCGCGGCGCTGGCCGAGCTACCGGACGGCACCGGCACGTTCACCGACTACCTGGAGCACACCGGTACGCGTCGCGCGGACATCCCCATCGTGGCAACCGCCCGCAAGAACGGCGGCGAGCTCGACGTCGACCTCACCGCGTCCGCCGACCAGGTCGACGGCGCGGTGAACTGTTCTTCCGCCATCGCCGAGGCGTGCATCGCGTACGTGGTGAAGATGCTGACCGACCCGACGCTGCCGTCGAACGCCGGTCTGCTGCGCCCGATCACCGTCACCACGCGGCCGGGAAGCGTCGTATCGGCGCGGTTTCCCGCCCCGGTCGCGAACGGCAACACGCAGACGGCGCAGCGCATCGTCGACGTTCTCCTCGGTGCGTGCCAGGCGATCGTGCCCGGCCGGGTGCCCGCGGCGAGTAGCGGGAGCATGAGCATCGTCACGGTCGGCGGCCGGCACCCGCGTACCGGGGAGTACTTCTCCTACGTCGAGACCTACGGCGGCGGGCAAGGAGCGCATCCGCTCCTCGCCGGGGCGGACGCGGTGCACACCCACATGACGAACACCAGGAACACGCCGTGTGAGGTCATCGAGCGCGAGTACCCCCTGCTCGTGCGCAGGTACGAGGTCGCTCGTGACACCGGCGGCGCGGGCCGGCACCGCGGCGGGGCCGGCCTGATCAGAGAGCTCGAGCTCACCGAAGGCGAGGCCGTCACCGTGGTGGCCACCGCCAGGGTCGACCGGCAACCGTGGGGACTCGACGGTGGCGAGCCGGGCCGACCTGCGGTCGTGCGCGCGGTCCTCGACGGCGAGGAGGTCGAACTGCCCGCCATGTCGCGCCTGACGCTGTCAGCCGGCGACCGGGTACACATCCAGACCGCCGGCGGTGGTGGCTACGGCCTGGCCTAG